The following are encoded in a window of Peromyscus maniculatus bairdii isolate BWxNUB_F1_BW_parent chromosome X, HU_Pman_BW_mat_3.1, whole genome shotgun sequence genomic DNA:
- the LOC102921391 gene encoding periphilin-1-like isoform X1 — MWSEGWCDYKRFPGKQAQRWYEYKRLPGKQAVGWCDYKRLPGKQAQGWYDYKRLPGKQVLPWSHPSDGNHRLINVPKRPPLGDKRSSLLARPNEAGYGRYYWHVDCQEWDEGRCFTQDPRRAPPYKRGHYGYQWLREEYSTSQQPQYRAMRNDFRRKRFYSSHYSRQHSHHKRGTPFLRESRVGGKDSLHSRFGSNLSSRSRMRSFHQSQRRCKERAIQFLKTSRDTVPSSSSSKALKSPSRLTEKEQADAAIKRANENPKKSEENNLAEISEFETGSKAPLRINQTEEPESNTTAGPELCEDSQLSIRSKAIASKITEIEKVYRQVCEIFGMVVERLVEKDHSLEKSIQFAMKQSLHEIGEQRVEELKHFIMEYDNSTPDFGDPF, encoded by the coding sequence ATGTGGTCTGAGGGATGGTGTGACTACAAGCGatttccaggaaaacaagcaCAGAGATGGTATGAGtacaagcgacttccaggaaaacaagcggtgggatggtgtgactacaagagacttccaggaaaacaagcgcAGGGATGGTATGACTACAAgagacttccaggaaaacaagtgCTTCCTTGGAGCCATCCCAGTGATGGCAACCATAGATTAATTAATGTGCCAAAGAGACCgcctctgggagacaagagatctTCTCTGCTAGCCAGACCCAACGAAGCAGGCTACGGTAGATACTACTGGCACGTTGATTGCCAAGAATGGGACGAGGGCCGTTGTTTTACTCAGGATCCAAGAAGAGCCCCACCCTACAAAAGAGGCCATTATGGCTACCAATGGTTAAGAGAGGAGTATTCCACAAGCCAACAGCCTCAATACAGGGCCATGAGAAACGACTTTAGAAGAAAACGTTTCTATTCTTCCCATTATTCAAGACAACACTCTCACCATAAACGGGGCACtccttttttgagagaatcacgtgtgggcgggaaggactccctacacagcagatttggatccaatctcagcagtagaagcaggatgcGCTCCTTCCACCAGTCTCAACGTAGATGTAAAGAGAGAGCTatccagtttttgaaaacatcaagagatactgtgccctcaagttcttcatccaaggcgttaaaaagccccagccggctgactgagaaggaacaggctgatgctgCAATCAAGAGGGCTAATGAAAAtcccaagaagtcagaagaaaataacttggcTGAAATTTCCGAGTTTGAGACGGGATCCAAGGCACCATTACGTATCAACCAGACAGAAGAACCCGAGTCAAACACAACAGCTGGCCCAGAATTGTGTGAAGACAGCCAGCTTAGCATTCGCTCAAAAGCGATTGCATCAAAAATCACTGAGATTGAGAAGGTTTACCGACAAGTCTGTGAAATTTTCGGGATGGTGGTGGAAAGGCTGGTTGAAAAGGATCATTCATTAGAAAAATCTATACAGTTTGCAATGAAGCAGAGTTTGCATGAAATAGGTGAGCAACGTGTTGAAgaactcaagcatttcattatggagtATGATAATTCTACTCCAGATTTTGGAGACCCTTTTTAG
- the LOC102921391 gene encoding periphilin-1-like isoform X2 — MWSEGWCDYKRFPGKQAQRWYEYKRLPGKQAVGWCDYKRLPGKQAQGWYDYKRLPGKQVLPWSHPSDGNHRLINVPKRPPLGDKRSSLLARPNEAGYGRYYWHVDCQEWDEGRCFTQDPRRAPPYKRGHYGYQWLREEYSTSQQPQYRAMRNDFRRKRFYSSHYSRQHSHHKRGTPFLRESRVGGKDSLHSRFGSNLSSRSRMRSFHQSQRRCKERAIQFLKTSRDTVPSSSSSKTGSKAPLRINQTEEPESNTTAGPELCEDSQLSIRSKAIASKITEIEKVYRQVCEIFGMVVERLVEKDHSLEKSIQFAMKQSLHEIGEQRVEELKHFIMEYDNSTPDFGDPF; from the exons ATGTGGTCTGAGGGATGGTGTGACTACAAGCGatttccaggaaaacaagcaCAGAGATGGTATGAGtacaagcgacttccaggaaaacaagcggtgggatggtgtgactacaagagacttccaggaaaacaagcgcAGGGATGGTATGACTACAAgagacttccaggaaaacaagtgCTTCCTTGGAGCCATCCCAGTGATGGCAACCATAGATTAATTAATGTGCCAAAGAGACCgcctctgggagacaagagatctTCTCTGCTAGCCAGACCCAACGAAGCAGGCTACGGTAGATACTACTGGCACGTTGATTGCCAAGAATGGGACGAGGGCCGTTGTTTTACTCAGGATCCAAGAAGAGCCCCACCCTACAAAAGAGGCCATTATGGCTACCAATGGTTAAGAGAGGAGTATTCCACAAGCCAACAGCCTCAATACAGGGCCATGAGAAACGACTTTAGAAGAAAACGTTTCTATTCTTCCCATTATTCAAGACAACACTCTCACCATAAACGGGGCACtccttttttgagagaatcacgtgtgggcgggaaggactccctacacagcagatttggatccaatctcagcagtagaagcaggatgcGCTCCTTCCACCAGTCTCAACGTAGATGTAAAGAGAGAGCTatccagtttttgaaaacatcaagagatactgtgccctcaagttcttcatccaag ACGGGATCCAAGGCACCATTACGTATCAACCAGACAGAAGAACCCGAGTCAAACACAACAGCTGGCCCAGAATTGTGTGAAGACAGCCAGCTTAGCATTCGCTCAAAAGCGATTGCATCAAAAATCACTGAGATTGAGAAGGTTTACCGACAAGTCTGTGAAATTTTCGGGATGGTGGTGGAAAGGCTGGTTGAAAAGGATCATTCATTAGAAAAATCTATACAGTTTGCAATGAAGCAGAGTTTGCATGAAATAGGTGAGCAACGTGTTGAAgaactcaagcatttcattatggagtATGATAATTCTACTCCAGATTTTGGAGACCCTTTTTAG
- the LOC102921391 gene encoding periphilin-1-like isoform X3, producing the protein MWSEGWCDYKRFPGKQAQRWYEYKRLPGKQAVGWCDYKRLPGKQAQGWYDYKRLPGKQVLPWSHPSDGHYGYQWLREEYSTSQQPQYRAMRNDFRRKRFYSSHYSRQHSHHKRGTPFLRESRVGGKDSLHSRFGSNLSSRSRMRSFHQSQRRCKERAIQFLKTSRDTVPSSSSSKALKSPSRLTEKEQADAAIKRANENPKKSEENNLAEISEFETGSKAPLRINQTEEPESNTTAGPELCEDSQLSIRSKAIASKITEIEKVYRQVCEIFGMVVERLVEKDHSLEKSIQFAMKQSLHEIGEQRVEELKHFIMEYDNSTPDFGDPF; encoded by the exons ATGTGGTCTGAGGGATGGTGTGACTACAAGCGatttccaggaaaacaagcaCAGAGATGGTATGAGtacaagcgacttccaggaaaacaagcggtgggatggtgtgactacaagagacttccaggaaaacaagcgcAGGGATGGTATGACTACAAgagacttccaggaaaacaagtgCTTCCTTGGAGCCATCCCAGTGATG GCCATTATGGCTACCAATGGTTAAGAGAGGAGTATTCCACAAGCCAACAGCCTCAATACAGGGCCATGAGAAACGACTTTAGAAGAAAACGTTTCTATTCTTCCCATTATTCAAGACAACACTCTCACCATAAACGGGGCACtccttttttgagagaatcacgtgtgggcgggaaggactccctacacagcagatttggatccaatctcagcagtagaagcaggatgcGCTCCTTCCACCAGTCTCAACGTAGATGTAAAGAGAGAGCTatccagtttttgaaaacatcaagagatactgtgccctcaagttcttcatccaaggcgttaaaaagccccagccggctgactgagaaggaacaggctgatgctgCAATCAAGAGGGCTAATGAAAAtcccaagaagtcagaagaaaataacttggcTGAAATTTCCGAGTTTGAGACGGGATCCAAGGCACCATTACGTATCAACCAGACAGAAGAACCCGAGTCAAACACAACAGCTGGCCCAGAATTGTGTGAAGACAGCCAGCTTAGCATTCGCTCAAAAGCGATTGCATCAAAAATCACTGAGATTGAGAAGGTTTACCGACAAGTCTGTGAAATTTTCGGGATGGTGGTGGAAAGGCTGGTTGAAAAGGATCATTCATTAGAAAAATCTATACAGTTTGCAATGAAGCAGAGTTTGCATGAAATAGGTGAGCAACGTGTTGAAgaactcaagcatttcattatggagtATGATAATTCTACTCCAGATTTTGGAGACCCTTTTTAG